A window of Candidatus Nitrospira allomarina genomic DNA:
CGGAAGTATTATATAAAATCCCTCTTACACGTTGGGTGCGAGGAACCATGGAAAGAAATAATGCCGTGGGAAACGACGACATGGAGACATGGAGTAAATTTTGGTTAAAGACATACAAAGATTTAGGAGGCAATAGTGACAATTCAGGTTCGAAAGAATGTCCCAAGTATGCCGCATATGGTTTATGGCGATTAGGCCGTATTTCCAACAGTGGGAAGGGTTTTCAAAACTGGACACTCGAAAGAATTAATGAAAAACTAGGGAAGAACGCGACTTATGCAGTCTTCGCGCTGGATCTGCTGGAACGAAAGCGTGGTGAACATGGTGGGGGGGGGAGTGTGGTCTAAAGCAAAGCTCTGGGGTAAAGTTCAAAACCGCTATCTGAAGAAATTTAAAGAGACGCCAGCACAAAGTGAACAAGGGGCAGTGAAAATAGCATTGGTCTTATTCACCGAAGGCCAGACTCAATCAAGGTCACAAGGATAATAGCTACGGCCTGCAGCGCAAAATTCAGTCTTCACAGTCAAAAAACTGGGCAGAATCAGATCCCAGAAATTAGTGTTTTATACTCTGAGCGGGGCCGAACACTGTCCGTGTCTGGAACTGTTTCTCAGAATCAAGGCATAGGTGGTTGTAACGTATGGCGAAATCCTTCCACCGCATTGGCGTGATTACCGGAGATCCTAGACTGACAGATCCGACCAAACGCAATGCGCAATATAATGAAGAGGATACGGCGACGCACAATGCGATGAAGGCCGCCTTTCAGGAGCTTTCAGATTATACGTTTCTGTTTT
This region includes:
- a CDS encoding DUF6979 family protein — protein: MKMAEVLYKIPLTRWVRGTMERNNAVGNDDMETWSKFWLKTYKDLGGNSDNSGSKECPKYAAYGLWRLGRISNSGKGFQNWTLERINEKLGKNATYAVFALDLLERKRGEHGGGGSVV